A DNA window from Fibrobacter sp. UWR3 contains the following coding sequences:
- a CDS encoding BatD family protein, translating into MKRIILICLALALGATARPSLQLDRERVEAGKTFGLQLVYPLSDLPENRSGFSIDTQNGFTFLGMDSTDQVIRPSMEEMFNSFFGGGSRGGYKARVYTFKLRAPKKTGRLNIGKVLIEFEGQKQPISGEIPVNIQRAYTDDALGVSLTASKKTIYEGEQFYVTLGLHTYEHFEGNLQATDMNTGNDFIVHRSDLSNLKFEPVEGSRREMQASAKFAWLSPTKSGNLQIPPFKFKYTKRGEPKIVEENKQMGGMSFHSQSIRQESVEAEAQSPTINIMVKPLPTEGKPADFSGMVGNYSFSANFDRTDVKVGEALTLSVDIKGDGTPGTITDPKFPDFSDFRSVPPENNINKKVVGSKVITSKSIKVFLYPKKKGDFTIPEITYSWFNPAKKKYETAKAGPWNIHVEKGENAPEAVFQNPVTASGPAAVQKQEIESLGNDIRFIHAIGKSAGSSHPHRNAIFWTIFFAAIPFYVLVTFAIRRRRKHNSDAALVRKGKANKMLKARFANARAALQKGDAKALYAALENGLIDYLSDKTNLEFKGMTRPQMKEELAKLGLNAETIAAIDSWLEKCAFARFAPVNPSAEEQKQMLDDVEKLCEELKV; encoded by the coding sequence ATGAAACGAATTATACTCATATGCCTTGCCCTCGCCCTCGGAGCGACCGCGCGGCCTTCCCTGCAACTCGACAGGGAGCGCGTAGAAGCGGGCAAGACCTTTGGACTGCAGCTTGTATACCCGTTAAGCGATTTGCCCGAAAACAGGAGCGGTTTTTCCATCGACACGCAGAACGGATTCACGTTCCTGGGCATGGACAGTACAGACCAGGTAATTCGCCCCAGCATGGAAGAAATGTTCAATTCCTTTTTCGGGGGCGGTAGCCGCGGCGGCTACAAGGCACGCGTCTATACCTTCAAGCTAAGGGCTCCCAAGAAGACTGGGCGCCTGAACATCGGCAAGGTCCTAATCGAATTTGAAGGGCAAAAACAACCCATCTCGGGCGAAATCCCCGTCAACATCCAGCGCGCCTATACCGACGATGCACTCGGCGTATCGCTTACCGCAAGCAAGAAGACCATCTATGAAGGCGAACAGTTCTACGTAACGCTCGGGCTCCACACCTACGAGCATTTCGAGGGCAACCTGCAGGCGACAGACATGAATACGGGCAACGACTTCATCGTGCACCGCAGCGACCTCTCGAACCTAAAATTTGAACCCGTGGAAGGCAGCCGCCGCGAAATGCAGGCAAGCGCCAAGTTTGCATGGCTTAGCCCCACCAAGAGTGGCAACCTGCAGATTCCGCCGTTCAAGTTCAAGTACACCAAACGCGGCGAGCCGAAGATTGTCGAAGAGAACAAGCAGATGGGCGGCATGTCGTTCCATTCGCAGAGCATCAGGCAGGAATCCGTCGAGGCCGAGGCCCAGTCCCCCACGATTAACATCATGGTGAAACCTCTCCCCACCGAAGGCAAGCCCGCGGACTTCAGCGGCATGGTGGGCAACTACAGCTTCAGCGCCAACTTCGACCGCACCGACGTAAAGGTGGGCGAAGCGCTCACGCTCTCCGTAGACATCAAGGGCGACGGAACTCCCGGCACCATTACCGACCCGAAATTCCCCGACTTCAGCGATTTCCGCTCCGTACCTCCCGAAAACAACATCAACAAGAAGGTCGTAGGCAGCAAGGTCATTACCAGCAAGAGCATCAAGGTGTTCCTCTACCCCAAAAAGAAGGGCGACTTTACCATACCCGAGATTACCTACAGCTGGTTCAACCCCGCAAAGAAAAAGTACGAGACGGCAAAGGCCGGCCCGTGGAATATCCACGTGGAGAAGGGTGAAAACGCTCCCGAGGCTGTTTTCCAGAACCCCGTCACCGCAAGCGGCCCCGCAGCCGTGCAGAAGCAGGAGATCGAATCGCTCGGAAACGACATACGGTTCATCCATGCTATCGGCAAGAGCGCAGGTTCATCGCACCCGCACAGGAACGCCATTTTCTGGACCATATTCTTCGCGGCAATCCCGTTCTACGTACTCGTGACATTTGCAATCCGCAGGCGCCGCAAGCACAACAGCGATGCAGCCCTCGTGCGCAAGGGCAAGGCAAACAAGATGCTCAAGGCCCGGTTCGCAAATGCACGCGCAGCCCTCCAGAAGGGAGACGCGAAGGCTCTCTATGCGGCGCTCGAAAACGGGCTTATCGACTACCTGAGCGACAAGACGAACCTGGAATTCAAGGGCATGACCCGCCCGCAGATGAAGGAAGAACTCGCAAAGCTCGGCTTGAACGCAGAGACGATTGCGGCAATTGACAGCTGGCTCGAAAAATGCGCGTTTGCACGGTTCGCCCCGGTGAACCCCTCCGCCGAAGAGCAGAAGCAGATGCTCGACGACGTCGAAAAACTTTGCGAAGAACTGAAAGTTTAA
- a CDS encoding BatE protein codes for MKKVLFILFAIAVAFGPALAAEKCAGIEAGAKAYNESDFERAIDEWRTCVDNGMEDADLFYNLGNAYFRSGKLGFSIYYYKMALRLRATDDDIMHNLKFAQAMTRDKVEEDEEENPILTGLFKAHHALSLKAQLFTLLALFWIITLVLIARKLVIGETRKNICTGIVFALTTVFCVIGASAAYKVIVLETEITGVVTAADADVTSAPSDKSQTLNTLSEGTSFEVISVQGNFAEIRLGEKIKGFVKLSEVGIIK; via the coding sequence ATGAAAAAAGTTTTGTTTATCTTATTTGCAATCGCAGTGGCTTTCGGCCCGGCTCTTGCCGCCGAAAAATGCGCGGGCATCGAAGCCGGCGCCAAGGCGTACAACGAGAGCGATTTCGAACGTGCCATCGACGAATGGCGCACCTGCGTCGATAACGGCATGGAAGACGCCGACCTCTTCTACAACCTGGGCAACGCCTACTTCCGGAGCGGTAAACTCGGGTTCTCGATTTACTACTACAAGATGGCGCTCCGGCTCCGCGCCACCGATGACGACATAATGCACAACCTCAAGTTCGCGCAGGCCATGACCCGCGACAAGGTGGAAGAAGACGAGGAAGAAAATCCCATCCTCACCGGGCTATTCAAGGCGCACCACGCTCTTTCCCTCAAGGCGCAACTTTTCACGCTGCTCGCCCTCTTCTGGATTATCACGCTTGTGCTTATCGCCCGCAAGCTCGTTATCGGAGAGACCCGCAAGAACATCTGCACGGGAATCGTATTCGCGCTCACGACAGTCTTCTGCGTCATCGGGGCGAGTGCCGCCTACAAGGTAATTGTCCTCGAGACAGAAATTACCGGCGTGGTGACTGCCGCCGATGCCGACGTGACAAGCGCCCCGAGCGACAAGTCGCAGACGCTCAACACGCTCTCCGAAGGGACATCTTTCGAGGTTATTTCTGTGCAGGGCAACTTTGCCGAAATTCGCCTCGGCGAAAAGATCAAGGGCTTCGTAAAGCTCAGCGAAGTGGGGATTATAAAGTAA
- the sprA gene encoding cell surface protein SprA, which yields MLLKRFLHRTRSGFLALCLTAFGIAWSQEDSSVSVSASAGEPENAEAEEAPDPAETEWQPTLQYFPLPASSNPLNSLLPFGGVGASPRLMKETKGQVFDHEINMATRELDVSEKRVNSVSRDTTTLWTAHYPELTDYVADMYDVGRKNLWLNSLIGQRDGGYEAPETGSMFDITIPVNMPAWMKTFGFDKPKLMLQGTMNVRLKGYGEIDDAEGSTKTSLWPSPSLDYEPSFMVKGKIGPYVTVEINNVESGLGVQNQVRVVYEESFKDEFEDYILQRVEAGTTSLSLSGTELTGYSENHQGLFGIKADWKLGDWRLTTIASQDGGSQEEYTINASETTTEFQVLDKQFVSYRYYFLNHDARDKYVNAAIAGRTTSSYPATGLKLFKRSALNNKNDVWRDVKVLYTTPSGKPIEKTVERMVEIPASEYSYDPKTGIVKVNGVTRSTLLAALWSNDGTGRTGTTMSHGAKIVLIQWDAELAELTDIGKLMLRNVYAIGITDASASNFVLRMKNKSGVAGTFLKTLGVADTTTGTPLVSDATIFKKDASGNYTGEMWLPCKPLSEYSGPNATERARANCLEPLRNLDSTNVVAQLYSLPVYNLSRYTSQFYFESVGKRRSSTISVRDPNSSYSVSGSSCMDISPGTEKLTAGSTVLTRGTDYEVNYELGQIELLSERALDPNKEIKVTFECEPLFEIDNKLLLGARAELPLERYGFGTGSLFGVTALYKSQSTTAKTPTLGNEPFSSVLWGMNLRLQDTVQALTDLVNKIPGINTDAKSSWRFEAEFAASRHNANTSDDVEALVEDFETTTNGLTYPLSRLSWYQASPPGGTDSSLSTYIENLDYKHQGEFIWHSNNTELYKYIYPNVGNSDVDNQHLTVLKMTLRANDNLVGNSWGGIMRPNSAYYQDLSEMKYIEVVARGNVGSLFLDLGQVSEDISINGFAPNGEYDGENDLGSTTALHDRGLDGKTGDEEERQVWDCRIAGCISSVRNSTNSGPTTDIALDNFDDDLDDDSDPPRIINGTENNAGERTYDTEDINKNGSLDTDINFVRYRIDLSDTNAANFEVLRNGWRKWRIPLNQYDTLVSSTGSDYKSILAQSLYTRLWMGRLNPGVAEAKVQVVSLAVVGNAWEETTVADFYKTSSNENSQIVSVNGIETSVSESVGTTDTTYVKVSTINSRENANTYFKSPNTKTERDSETNAPLKETALVLDYQNMNPGQEVGVTRIFETDKKDLSSYKSLKMEIHYVTKAKTSKAPVRFALQFGSGSLEGSSDYYEWSFRPVMYDSTSCEREQDCHEQNWLANAFAMNVSDFSDLKQGRRPPFVEPVVKELGGDREERLRLVGNPAVTSVDWMRFVIIADSNASAEDLEGTFWIDDLRLSDMDTEWGYAARTSAQVNFADFLSVSGAVRYQDGAFATLSTSGGSPKPKLSQAASQLDVSGDITLSLNKFLADSLGFHIPMSFGYRSTTKRPYMKPSDDLTLDRSSFGELTKDMFQNELAVTKDKKEQELRDDAQSKGYQSYTREKNFSISYSKSYKAADSKVGEALSQIFLERPAASYSYRQSEGRATTASDSTYSYHTVLEYKLGTFSLFKFKPFESLAKSENSFLKALAKTEFEPWPQTFDVTLFDFNYVRYVNQVRDPDYVEPQVDKVVTYTADLNHKLNMRWNILSFLSTSYSLNIKRDMYGGGDREGFVKENFFSPDEGGLFASGYVFDYDHTDRKVYVSRDSLVIIPTDTIAKMDANGKPMAIDMSNPDSYEIRYDSTTFYKVDSVGTREYGKSYGILRNERSRTQQFKINFNPRLISFLPFNMGYTSDFNQQKTIPDNFDFMDQNNLEKNYWTISQTNRFEFSPTFKIVDFLKLFGKESKAVSAVEKIKWREIRFNWTASTNTLGENFTLAQLYEQQGVTPFQYYLYGLGIGNGYRNRGLWNIVSGDMGLTSRGDFEKFGQYRNRDVDTLVYQGNFRHAVSRSFQIGTGITLPIWDIGLTGDLQWKEDFAQSREYPLYIDTTTVWPKIGVGVTIPNFAQRVSFLNTFKSVSTIHRFDFTKTTSVKPFQSAEDSWSYQINFNPLVRATFLLQNNLKIENSVRMKIETTDRRPKEEVIGLPCWPDSLGNIADTTDYFWNTPWIYTALYNDFAFNIGDDFTISYPLKLKRGFQLWKWYFKLDNNVDLKLTAGYDYNKTIRKEYTPANKDYNMWNKESGTDGVFREWKFDSEDLSAYNMTDNPTAYNPELKLTDRTVPSRTHEWFIRPSASYQFNKMASMSSYIEYRQIHEKLDDETPHLRQILQFEIALLLRFN from the coding sequence TTGCTTTTGAAAAGGTTCTTACATAGAACCCGCTCGGGTTTTCTGGCCCTGTGCCTTACGGCATTCGGCATCGCTTGGTCTCAGGAAGATTCTTCCGTGAGCGTTTCCGCGTCTGCGGGCGAACCCGAAAATGCAGAGGCGGAAGAGGCCCCTGACCCGGCAGAGACCGAGTGGCAGCCGACCCTCCAGTACTTCCCGCTGCCGGCATCTTCGAACCCGCTGAATAGCCTGCTTCCGTTCGGGGGCGTGGGCGCATCGCCCCGCCTGATGAAGGAAACGAAGGGCCAGGTGTTCGACCACGAAATCAATATGGCGACCCGCGAGCTCGACGTGAGCGAGAAGCGAGTGAACAGCGTGTCGCGAGATACGACTACGCTCTGGACGGCGCACTACCCCGAACTTACCGACTACGTGGCAGACATGTACGACGTGGGCCGCAAGAACCTGTGGCTCAATAGCCTTATCGGCCAGCGCGATGGCGGGTACGAGGCGCCCGAGACGGGCTCGATGTTTGACATCACGATTCCGGTGAACATGCCCGCGTGGATGAAGACCTTCGGGTTCGACAAGCCCAAGCTGATGCTCCAGGGTACCATGAACGTGCGCCTGAAGGGCTATGGCGAGATTGACGATGCTGAAGGCAGTACCAAGACGAGCCTCTGGCCTTCGCCTTCGCTCGATTACGAACCGAGCTTCATGGTGAAGGGCAAGATTGGCCCTTACGTGACGGTCGAAATCAACAACGTGGAAAGCGGGCTCGGCGTACAGAACCAGGTGCGCGTGGTGTACGAGGAATCGTTCAAGGACGAGTTCGAGGACTACATACTGCAGCGCGTGGAAGCGGGTACTACGTCCTTGTCGCTTTCGGGTACGGAACTTACGGGTTATTCCGAGAACCACCAGGGCCTGTTCGGTATCAAGGCGGACTGGAAACTGGGTGACTGGCGGCTTACGACCATCGCGTCGCAGGATGGCGGCAGCCAGGAGGAATACACCATCAATGCCTCGGAGACGACGACCGAATTCCAGGTGCTCGACAAGCAGTTCGTGTCTTACCGCTACTACTTCTTGAACCACGATGCCCGTGACAAGTACGTGAACGCAGCCATTGCGGGCCGCACCACGTCGAGTTACCCGGCAACGGGCCTCAAGCTGTTCAAGAGGAGTGCCCTCAATAACAAGAACGACGTGTGGCGCGATGTCAAGGTATTGTACACGACGCCTAGTGGCAAGCCTATCGAGAAGACTGTCGAACGCATGGTGGAAATCCCGGCGAGCGAGTACTCCTACGACCCCAAGACGGGTATCGTGAAGGTGAACGGCGTGACCCGCTCTACGCTTCTTGCCGCCCTGTGGAGTAACGACGGCACCGGGCGTACGGGTACGACCATGAGCCATGGGGCTAAAATCGTGCTTATCCAGTGGGATGCGGAACTTGCCGAACTTACGGACATCGGGAAACTCATGCTCCGAAACGTGTACGCTATTGGCATTACGGATGCGAGCGCTTCGAATTTTGTGCTCCGCATGAAGAACAAGTCGGGCGTGGCGGGAACGTTCCTCAAGACGCTCGGCGTCGCGGATACGACGACGGGTACGCCCCTCGTGAGCGATGCTACGATTTTCAAGAAGGATGCGAGCGGCAACTACACCGGCGAGATGTGGCTCCCGTGTAAGCCGCTCTCGGAATATTCCGGCCCGAACGCTACGGAGCGCGCGCGTGCGAACTGCTTGGAACCCTTGCGCAACCTGGATTCTACGAACGTGGTGGCGCAGCTTTACTCGCTCCCGGTCTACAACCTGAGCCGCTACACGAGCCAGTTCTACTTTGAATCGGTGGGCAAACGCCGCAGTTCCACGATTAGCGTGCGCGACCCGAACTCGAGCTACTCCGTGAGCGGCTCCAGCTGTATGGACATTTCACCGGGCACGGAAAAGCTTACTGCGGGTTCTACCGTGCTTACCCGCGGGACGGACTACGAGGTGAACTACGAGCTCGGCCAGATTGAGCTTTTGAGCGAGCGCGCCCTCGACCCGAACAAGGAAATCAAGGTCACCTTCGAATGTGAACCGCTGTTCGAGATAGACAACAAGCTGTTGCTTGGCGCCCGCGCGGAACTCCCGCTGGAACGCTACGGGTTCGGAACGGGTTCGCTCTTTGGCGTTACCGCGCTCTACAAGAGCCAGAGCACTACGGCGAAGACCCCGACGCTCGGTAACGAACCGTTCTCCAGCGTGCTGTGGGGCATGAACCTCCGCTTGCAAGATACGGTGCAGGCCCTGACCGACCTCGTGAACAAAATTCCGGGAATAAACACGGACGCAAAGTCCAGCTGGCGGTTTGAGGCCGAATTTGCGGCGAGCAGGCACAATGCGAACACGAGTGACGATGTCGAGGCTCTCGTGGAAGATTTCGAGACGACGACAAACGGCCTCACTTACCCGCTGTCGAGGCTTTCGTGGTACCAGGCTTCGCCTCCGGGCGGAACGGATTCGAGCCTTTCGACTTACATTGAGAACCTGGATTACAAGCATCAGGGTGAATTCATTTGGCATAGCAACAATACGGAACTGTACAAGTACATCTACCCGAATGTCGGCAACTCCGATGTAGATAACCAGCACCTGACCGTCCTCAAGATGACTCTCCGTGCAAACGATAACCTGGTGGGCAACTCCTGGGGCGGCATCATGCGCCCGAACAGCGCCTACTACCAGGACCTGAGCGAGATGAAGTATATCGAGGTGGTGGCGCGCGGTAACGTGGGTTCGCTGTTCCTCGATTTGGGCCAGGTAAGCGAAGATATTTCCATAAACGGCTTTGCCCCGAACGGCGAGTACGATGGTGAAAATGACCTGGGCTCGACGACTGCGCTCCATGACAGGGGCCTGGACGGCAAGACGGGCGACGAGGAAGAACGCCAGGTCTGGGATTGTCGCATTGCCGGGTGTATCTCCTCGGTGAGGAATTCGACGAACTCCGGCCCGACGACCGATATTGCGCTCGATAACTTTGACGACGACCTGGACGACGACAGCGACCCGCCGAGGATTATCAACGGTACCGAGAACAATGCCGGTGAACGCACCTACGATACCGAGGACATCAACAAGAACGGCTCGCTCGATACCGACATCAACTTCGTGCGTTACCGCATCGACCTTTCCGATACGAACGCGGCGAACTTCGAGGTGCTCCGCAACGGCTGGCGCAAGTGGCGCATTCCGCTGAACCAGTACGACACGCTTGTCTCGTCGACAGGGAGCGACTACAAGTCTATCCTTGCGCAGTCGCTGTATACGAGGCTCTGGATGGGCCGGCTGAATCCGGGTGTTGCCGAAGCGAAGGTGCAGGTGGTGAGCCTTGCCGTGGTGGGGAATGCCTGGGAAGAAACGACGGTTGCCGACTTCTACAAGACGTCTTCTAACGAGAACTCGCAGATTGTTAGCGTGAACGGAATTGAAACTTCCGTTTCGGAATCGGTGGGTACGACCGATACCACCTACGTGAAGGTTTCTACCATCAATAGCCGCGAAAACGCGAATACGTATTTCAAGAGCCCGAACACCAAGACGGAACGCGATTCCGAGACGAATGCCCCCCTGAAGGAAACTGCGCTGGTACTTGACTACCAGAACATGAACCCCGGCCAGGAAGTGGGCGTGACGCGCATATTCGAGACCGACAAGAAGGACCTGTCGTCGTACAAGTCGCTCAAGATGGAAATCCATTACGTGACGAAGGCGAAGACGTCGAAGGCTCCGGTGCGTTTCGCGCTGCAGTTCGGTTCCGGCTCGCTTGAGGGCTCGAGCGATTACTATGAATGGAGCTTCCGTCCGGTAATGTACGATAGCACTTCGTGCGAACGCGAGCAGGATTGCCACGAGCAGAACTGGCTTGCGAACGCCTTCGCGATGAATGTTTCCGACTTCTCGGATTTGAAGCAGGGACGCCGCCCGCCGTTCGTGGAACCCGTCGTGAAGGAACTTGGTGGCGACCGCGAAGAACGGCTCAGGCTGGTGGGTAACCCTGCCGTGACGAGCGTCGACTGGATGCGCTTCGTGATTATCGCGGATTCGAACGCTTCGGCGGAAGATCTCGAGGGAACCTTCTGGATTGACGACCTGCGCCTTTCGGACATGGATACCGAATGGGGCTATGCGGCCCGTACATCTGCGCAGGTGAACTTCGCTGACTTCCTTTCTGTTTCGGGTGCGGTGCGCTACCAGGACGGAGCCTTCGCGACACTTTCTACTTCGGGCGGTTCTCCGAAGCCCAAGCTTTCTCAGGCCGCATCGCAGCTCGATGTTTCGGGCGATATTACGCTTAGCCTGAACAAGTTCCTTGCCGATAGTCTCGGGTTCCATATCCCGATGAGCTTCGGTTACAGGAGCACGACCAAGCGCCCCTACATGAAACCTTCCGATGATTTGACGCTGGACCGTAGCAGCTTTGGCGAACTCACGAAGGACATGTTCCAGAACGAGCTCGCCGTGACGAAGGACAAGAAGGAACAGGAACTCCGTGACGACGCTCAGTCGAAGGGCTACCAGTCCTACACCCGCGAAAAGAACTTCAGCATCAGCTATAGCAAGAGTTACAAGGCGGCCGATTCCAAGGTGGGCGAGGCGCTTTCGCAGATATTCCTGGAACGCCCGGCGGCGAGCTATTCTTACCGGCAGTCCGAGGGCCGCGCGACGACCGCATCGGATTCCACGTATTCTTACCACACGGTGCTCGAGTACAAGCTGGGTACGTTCAGCCTCTTCAAGTTCAAGCCGTTCGAATCCCTCGCCAAGTCCGAAAACAGCTTCCTGAAGGCTCTCGCGAAGACGGAATTCGAACCGTGGCCGCAGACGTTCGATGTGACATTGTTCGACTTCAACTACGTGCGCTATGTGAACCAGGTGCGCGACCCCGACTACGTGGAACCGCAGGTGGACAAGGTGGTGACCTACACGGCGGACTTGAACCACAAGCTGAACATGCGCTGGAACATCCTTTCGTTCCTGTCTACGAGCTACTCCCTGAACATCAAGCGCGACATGTACGGTGGCGGTGACCGCGAAGGGTTCGTGAAGGAAAACTTCTTCAGCCCCGACGAGGGCGGGCTCTTTGCGAGCGGCTACGTGTTTGACTACGACCATACCGACAGGAAGGTGTATGTTTCCCGCGACAGTCTCGTGATTATCCCGACCGATACTATCGCGAAGATGGATGCGAACGGCAAGCCGATGGCAATCGACATGTCTAACCCGGATTCCTACGAAATCCGCTACGACTCCACCACGTTCTACAAGGTGGATAGCGTGGGTACCCGCGAGTACGGCAAGTCCTATGGCATATTGAGGAACGAACGTTCCCGCACGCAGCAGTTCAAGATAAACTTTAACCCGCGACTGATTTCATTCTTGCCGTTCAACATGGGGTACACCTCTGACTTTAACCAGCAGAAGACCATTCCCGACAACTTTGACTTTATGGACCAGAACAATCTCGAGAAGAACTACTGGACCATATCGCAGACGAACCGCTTCGAGTTCAGCCCGACCTTCAAGATTGTCGACTTCCTGAAACTCTTCGGCAAGGAATCGAAGGCCGTGAGCGCGGTGGAAAAAATCAAGTGGCGTGAAATACGGTTCAACTGGACTGCGAGTACCAACACGCTGGGCGAAAACTTCACGCTGGCGCAACTGTACGAGCAGCAGGGCGTGACTCCCTTCCAGTACTACCTCTACGGTCTCGGTATCGGCAACGGCTACCGCAATCGCGGGCTCTGGAACATCGTCTCGGGCGATATGGGGCTAACATCCCGCGGAGATTTCGAGAAGTTCGGGCAGTACCGCAACAGGGATGTCGATACGCTTGTTTACCAGGGCAACTTCCGCCATGCGGTATCGCGCAGTTTCCAGATAGGTACGGGCATCACGCTCCCCATCTGGGATATTGGCCTTACGGGTGACCTGCAGTGGAAGGAAGATTTCGCGCAGTCCCGTGAATACCCGCTGTATATCGACACCACAACGGTGTGGCCCAAGATTGGCGTGGGTGTGACAATCCCGAACTTTGCCCAGCGCGTATCGTTCCTGAATACTTTCAAGAGCGTGAGCACAATCCACAGGTTCGATTTCACGAAGACAACGAGCGTGAAGCCCTTCCAGAGCGCGGAAGATTCCTGGTCGTACCAGATTAACTTCAACCCGTTGGTGCGTGCTACGTTCCTGTTGCAGAACAACCTGAAGATTGAGAACAGCGTGCGCATGAAGATAGAGACTACGGATAGGCGCCCGAAGGAAGAGGTTATCGGGCTCCCGTGCTGGCCCGACTCGCTTGGCAACATCGCCGACACTACGGACTACTTCTGGAATACGCCCTGGATATACACGGCGCTTTACAACGACTTTGCGTTCAATATCGGCGATGACTTCACGATTTCGTACCCGCTCAAGCTAAAGCGCGGGTTCCAGCTGTGGAAATGGTACTTCAAGCTCGACAACAACGTGGACCTGAAACTCACTGCGGGCTACGACTACAACAAGACCATCCGTAAGGAATACACGCCTGCAAACAAGGATTACAACATGTGGAACAAGGAGAGCGGTACGGACGGCGTGTTTAGGGAATGGAAGTTTGATTCTGAAGACCTCTCGGCGTACAACATGACGGACAACCCGACCGCATATAACCCCGAACTGAAACTGACTGACCGCACGGTGCCTTCACGTACGCACGAGTGGTTCATTCGCCCGAGTGCAAGCTACCAGTTCAACAAGATGGCGTCGATGAGCAGCTACATCGAGTACAGGCAGATTCACGAGAAACTCGACGACGAGACCCCGCACCTGCGCCAGATCCTGCAGTTCGAAATCGCACTCCTCCTGAGATTCAATTAA